The following proteins are co-located in the uncultured Draconibacterium sp. genome:
- a CDS encoding endonuclease/exonuclease/phosphatase family protein: MKTSFSFIILLFLFLNTRAQKNDLEYSVLFYNVENLFDVENDSLTNDDEFTFEGERHWNYKKLSNKLQNTAKAIVGSSGWELPVLIGLCEIENRYVLEKLVNETSLTPADYKIIHKESPDSRGIDVALLYQSDLFYPLKYEYYPFVQNNNKILNTREILYVEGVVDGIDTLHVFVNHWPSRYSGVMETRDLRNEAAQLLRSKIDLLLNENINSKVIILGDFNDQPNDESIRKYLNSEFLDNKVLNTQLYNLSGEWIGNNTGTLKYQSQWFIFDQIIVSGALLTSATGLYTETSWAEICNLPFLLETDASNGGLKPKRTYNGYKYNGGFSDHLPVKLKLKVH, translated from the coding sequence ATGAAAACTAGTTTCAGTTTCATTATTCTTCTTTTTCTTTTTCTAAATACCCGGGCACAAAAAAATGATCTTGAGTATTCGGTATTATTTTACAATGTTGAAAATTTATTCGACGTTGAGAATGACTCATTAACAAATGACGACGAATTTACCTTTGAGGGAGAAAGACATTGGAATTACAAGAAGCTCAGCAATAAACTTCAGAATACGGCTAAAGCAATAGTTGGTTCATCAGGATGGGAACTTCCTGTGCTTATCGGTTTATGCGAAATAGAGAACAGATATGTGCTTGAAAAGCTCGTTAATGAAACCTCTTTAACTCCTGCTGATTATAAAATAATACATAAAGAGTCGCCCGACTCCAGAGGTATTGATGTGGCACTACTTTATCAATCGGATTTGTTTTATCCATTAAAATACGAGTATTATCCATTCGTTCAGAACAATAATAAGATATTGAATACGCGGGAAATATTGTATGTAGAAGGTGTAGTTGATGGGATTGACACCTTGCATGTTTTTGTAAATCACTGGCCTTCGCGTTACTCTGGAGTTATGGAAACAAGAGACTTGAGAAATGAGGCAGCGCAGTTGTTACGATCAAAAATTGATTTGTTATTAAATGAAAATATAAATTCAAAGGTGATCATTTTGGGCGATTTTAACGATCAGCCCAACGATGAGAGTATCAGAAAGTATTTGAATTCAGAATTTCTTGATAATAAAGTTCTGAATACTCAATTGTATAATCTGTCGGGAGAATGGATAGGGAACAACACAGGAACGTTAAAATACCAATCGCAGTGGTTTATTTTCGATCAGATAATTGTTTCCGGAGCTTTGCTAACATCAGCTACTGGTTTATATACCGAAACTTCCTGGGCAGAAATCTGCAACTTGCCTTTTCTTTTGGAAACGGACGCATCAAATGGAGGATTAAAACCAAAACGTACGTACAACGGCTATAAATACAACGGTGGTTTTAGTGATCACCTGCCGGTAAAACTGAAGTTAAAGGTGCATTAG